In Pongo abelii isolate AG06213 chromosome X, NHGRI_mPonAbe1-v2.0_pri, whole genome shotgun sequence, one DNA window encodes the following:
- the COX7B gene encoding cytochrome c oxidase subunit 7B, mitochondrial precursor, whose product MFPLVKNALNRLQVRSIQQTMARQSHQKRTPDFHDKYGNAVLASGATFCIVTWTYVATQVGIEWNLSPVGRVTPKEWRNQ is encoded by the exons ATGTTTCCCTTGGTCAAAAACGCACTAAATCGTCTCCAAG TTCGAAGCATTCAGCAAACAATGGCAAGGCAGAGCCACCAGAAACGTACACCTGATTTTCATGACAAATACGGTAATGCTGTATTAGCTAGTGGAGCCACTTTCTGTATTGTTACATGGACATAT GTAGCAACACAAgtcggaatagaatggaacctgTCCCCTGTTGGCAGAGTTACCCCAAAGGAATGGAGGAATCAGTAA